A genomic region of Mesorhizobium sp. NZP2077 contains the following coding sequences:
- a CDS encoding ABC transporter ATP-binding protein — protein sequence MAMDATSGAAKRGKSFAHVAEASWGKGLSTLLRIVRMTLRHPWQVAITLVSTFIAATLQLFIPRLLGRAIDQAQGVMAAGAGTAAEQALWNTALTLLVVSILRGLFAMAQNYYGEAVGHRTGYELRLAFYEKIQRLSFAYHDKVHTGDLITLGLLDLDGVRMFFSTGILRVVLLGVLIGVGAYLLISTDLVLGLLSLSFVPFVAWRSSVTQLRLRSTWLTLQERLSVLSRVMDENLGGIRVVRAFAAQRHELAKFDRAKLSALELANQRVDIRVSNTSAMNFSFLAAMGLVLWFGGQKVIAGQISVGTLAQFLTFMTILQMPVRQLGLMVNSFARASTCGTRLFELLDTELDIKDAPDARDLVITEGVLRFDNVGFRYEGAGDRPTLSGISFEARPGKTIGIVGPPGSGKSTIAHLIPRFYDVTSGAITIDGQDIRKVTLQSLRKVVGVVQQDAFLFTTSIENNIAYGNPWARETRIGQAAEYAQLHNYIIGLPAGYTTVVGERGASLSGGQRQRLTIARSLMLRPSVLVFDDSTAAIDAGTEQRIRAAMKRFARDRVTLIISHRLSSLMHADQILFVEGGRIVERGTHEELLALGGRYRALYDLQLRPDDDRLEGAA from the coding sequence TTGGCAATGGATGCAACCAGCGGCGCGGCGAAGCGCGGCAAATCATTTGCCCATGTGGCGGAAGCCTCCTGGGGCAAGGGCCTTAGCACCTTGCTTCGCATCGTGCGCATGACGCTTCGCCATCCCTGGCAAGTTGCCATCACCCTGGTCTCGACCTTCATCGCCGCGACACTACAGCTTTTCATCCCACGCCTGCTGGGACGCGCCATCGACCAGGCGCAAGGCGTGATGGCCGCTGGCGCCGGGACGGCCGCGGAGCAGGCGCTGTGGAACACGGCGCTGACGCTGCTTGTCGTCAGCATCCTGCGCGGTCTCTTCGCCATGGCGCAGAACTACTATGGCGAGGCCGTCGGCCACCGGACCGGCTATGAGCTGCGCCTGGCTTTCTACGAGAAGATCCAGCGGCTGAGCTTCGCCTACCACGACAAGGTCCATACCGGCGACCTGATCACGCTCGGACTGCTCGATCTCGACGGCGTGCGCATGTTCTTTTCCACCGGCATCCTGCGCGTGGTGCTGCTCGGCGTGCTGATTGGCGTCGGCGCCTATCTCCTGATCAGCACCGATCTCGTGCTCGGTCTGCTCAGCCTGAGCTTTGTGCCATTCGTCGCCTGGCGCTCCTCGGTGACCCAGCTCAGATTGCGCAGCACCTGGCTGACGCTGCAGGAGCGGCTGTCGGTGCTGAGCCGGGTGATGGACGAGAATCTCGGCGGCATCCGCGTCGTGCGCGCCTTCGCGGCGCAGCGCCATGAGCTGGCAAAATTCGACCGCGCCAAGCTTTCGGCGCTGGAGCTTGCCAATCAGCGCGTCGACATTCGCGTCTCCAACACCAGCGCCATGAACTTTTCCTTCCTGGCAGCCATGGGCCTGGTGCTGTGGTTCGGCGGCCAGAAGGTGATAGCGGGCCAGATCAGCGTCGGCACGCTGGCGCAGTTCCTCACCTTCATGACCATCCTGCAGATGCCGGTGCGCCAGCTCGGCCTGATGGTCAACTCGTTCGCGCGCGCCTCGACCTGCGGCACGCGGCTATTCGAACTGCTCGACACCGAACTCGACATCAAGGATGCGCCTGATGCCAGGGATCTCGTCATCACCGAGGGCGTGCTGCGCTTCGACAATGTCGGCTTTCGCTATGAGGGCGCCGGCGACCGTCCGACGCTGTCCGGCATCTCCTTCGAGGCGAGGCCCGGCAAAACGATCGGCATTGTCGGCCCGCCGGGAAGCGGCAAGTCGACCATCGCGCACCTGATCCCGCGCTTCTACGATGTCACCTCGGGCGCGATCACCATCGATGGCCAGGACATCCGCAAGGTCACCCTGCAATCGCTGCGCAAGGTGGTCGGCGTCGTGCAGCAGGACGCGTTCCTGTTCACCACCTCGATCGAGAACAACATCGCCTATGGCAACCCCTGGGCGCGCGAGACCCGCATCGGTCAGGCCGCCGAGTATGCCCAGCTGCACAACTACATTATCGGGCTTCCAGCCGGCTACACCACGGTCGTCGGCGAACGTGGCGCATCGCTCTCCGGCGGCCAGCGCCAGCGCCTGACCATTGCGCGCAGCCTGATGCTGCGGCCATCGGTTCTGGTCTTCGACGATTCCACTGCCGCCATCGACGCCGGTACCGAGCAGCGGATCCGCGCGGCGATGAAGCGCTTCGCCAGGGATCGCGTGACGCTGATCATCTCGCACCGGCTGAGTTCGCTGATGCATGCCGACCAGATCCTGTTCGTCGAAGGCGGCCGCATCGTCGAGCGCGGCACGCATGAGGAGTTGCTGGCGCTCGGCGGTCGCTATCGCGCGCTTTACGACCTGCAGCTGCGGCCGGACGACGACCGGCTCGAAGGAGCCGCATGA
- a CDS encoding ABC transporter ATP-binding protein, whose protein sequence is MSTQDDDEKDDKSGRPTKAVVGSHRDEEEVFGKAYDPRIVRRIWSFVSPYQGRIFISVAAVLVFTLTQLAIPLVIRYAIDHGMAPGKLDRSVMIWATGIFAVIILINYAASHVQESVVGKVAENVLSDLRRAMFSHLQRVSLSFMDKTEVGRLMSRLQGDVNSMQEFLETSVMSVGDIVLLFGIVTVLLWLDFRLGLLTLSTMPVLFIVRLFWLPRAKVAFMAAHETNSIANGALAEGIHGVRTVQSLERQHVNFDLYDEKVLANLNAHLRSARYAQVMVPIVDTLTGIAMATVIVVGGSMVLSHSLNVGVMVAFLFYIQRFFDPIRSLTMQYSVMQRAMASGQRISEVLDVSVDVSDKDNAVALSRDMDGSVEFKNVTFGYRQNQPVLKNISFHVNPGETVALVGPTGSGKSSSMALVHRFYDVWSGEVLVGGHDVRDLTQDSLGDQVAMVLQESFLFSGTVLENIRYHKTTASREEVVRAAQAVGAHDFIEQLPDGYDTELEQRGGNLSLGQRQLISFARALVADAKILVLDEATASIDSYTEMLIQKALIKLLEGRTGLVIAHRLATIRGADRIIVLQNGEIVESGNHEQLMQRKGLYARLYNMNYASFDDISQEEMGMDAAVGKAT, encoded by the coding sequence ATGTCGACGCAGGACGATGACGAGAAGGATGACAAGAGCGGGCGGCCGACCAAGGCGGTCGTCGGTTCGCATCGCGACGAGGAAGAGGTTTTCGGCAAGGCCTATGATCCGCGCATTGTCAGGCGCATCTGGAGCTTTGTCAGCCCCTATCAGGGCCGGATCTTCATCTCGGTCGCGGCGGTGCTGGTGTTCACGCTGACCCAGCTCGCGATCCCGCTGGTCATCCGCTACGCCATCGACCACGGCATGGCGCCGGGCAAGCTCGACCGTTCGGTGATGATCTGGGCGACCGGCATCTTCGCGGTGATTATCCTCATCAACTACGCCGCAAGCCATGTGCAGGAAAGCGTCGTCGGCAAGGTGGCCGAGAACGTGCTGTCCGACCTGCGCCGCGCCATGTTCAGCCATCTGCAACGCGTCTCGCTCAGCTTCATGGACAAGACCGAGGTCGGCCGGCTGATGTCGCGCCTGCAGGGCGACGTCAATTCGATGCAGGAATTCCTTGAGACCTCGGTGATGTCGGTGGGCGACATCGTGCTTCTGTTCGGCATCGTCACCGTCTTGCTGTGGCTCGATTTCCGGCTTGGGCTTTTGACGCTGTCGACCATGCCGGTGCTGTTCATCGTTCGCCTGTTCTGGCTGCCGCGCGCCAAGGTCGCCTTCATGGCCGCACACGAGACCAACTCGATCGCCAATGGCGCGCTGGCCGAAGGCATCCACGGCGTGCGCACGGTGCAGAGCCTCGAGCGCCAGCACGTCAATTTCGACCTCTATGACGAGAAGGTGCTGGCCAATCTCAACGCCCATCTGCGCTCGGCGAGATACGCGCAGGTGATGGTGCCGATCGTCGACACGCTGACCGGCATTGCCATGGCGACCGTCATCGTCGTTGGTGGTTCGATGGTGCTGTCGCACAGCCTCAATGTCGGCGTCATGGTGGCGTTCCTGTTCTACATCCAGCGCTTCTTCGACCCGATCCGCTCGCTCACCATGCAGTACAGTGTCATGCAGCGCGCCATGGCGTCGGGCCAGCGCATCTCCGAAGTGCTCGACGTGTCGGTGGATGTCAGCGACAAGGACAATGCCGTGGCGCTGTCGCGTGACATGGACGGTTCGGTCGAGTTCAAGAACGTCACCTTCGGCTACCGGCAGAACCAGCCGGTGCTGAAGAACATCTCCTTCCACGTCAACCCGGGCGAGACGGTCGCGCTTGTCGGCCCGACCGGATCTGGCAAGTCGAGCTCGATGGCGCTGGTGCACCGCTTCTACGATGTATGGTCAGGTGAGGTCCTGGTCGGCGGCCATGATGTGCGTGACCTGACGCAGGATTCGCTCGGCGATCAGGTGGCCATGGTGCTGCAGGAGTCGTTCCTGTTCTCCGGCACGGTGCTGGAGAACATCCGCTACCACAAGACAACAGCCAGTCGTGAAGAGGTCGTCCGCGCAGCACAGGCCGTCGGCGCGCACGACTTCATCGAGCAACTGCCCGATGGCTACGACACCGAGCTTGAGCAGCGCGGCGGCAACCTCTCGCTCGGCCAGCGCCAGCTGATCAGTTTTGCGCGCGCGCTGGTGGCCGATGCCAAGATCCTGGTGCTCGACGAGGCCACGGCCAGTATCGATTCCTACACCGAAATGCTGATCCAGAAGGCGCTGATCAAACTGCTGGAGGGTCGCACCGGGCTGGTCATCGCGCATCGGCTCGCCACCATCCGCGGCGCCGACCGCATCATCGTGCTGCAGAATGGCGAGATCGTCGAAAGCGGCAACCACGAACAGCTGATGCAGAGGAAAGGCCTCTACGCCCGCCTCTACAACATGAACTACGCCTCCTTCGACGACATTTCGCAGGAAGAGATGGGAATGGACGCGGCGGTCGGCAAAGCGACGTGA